Proteins encoded in a region of the Magallana gigas chromosome 8, xbMagGiga1.1, whole genome shotgun sequence genome:
- the LOC105333796 gene encoding ankyrin repeat and MYND domain-containing protein 1 isoform X8 produces MSTLSEHLPKLSHAEFEKYPEPVEVHYKSGASYTGMVSNHLRCGQGVFKWPNGARYEGQYSENARNGKGLQIWQDGGQYEGEFLHDMRHGEGELKWSNGETYKGTFYKDRRHGKGEYIWPDGSKFSGTFFMDRKEGYGEFVFANGSKFEGLYKDDERLGPGVMTYGDNTQDIGLWHKEKLVKICTPISGAFTIHDHKEFVFSPEEHTLYINMNEEDRKPGSREKMKSTDIFDYLPENQLTDKVTDMYNETLDPGSLAINRSEFNREFFKEQDGEKSDGDEKVVAINRTPGMIEIQKHVHRHRNREKSMSFDVQEVMKGSRGGNFKQRGPLETASEELIMAAAQGDVKKVEDLLTSGKVHPDVADKNGHTALIGASVNWQTDVINVLLNNGANVNQLNDEGCSALSAGTIFFYPVEGFRYNIAERYLDVPSSPDKKSVNRSKATPSRSKSNASPTKQKTKSSLSEPLSSRSTLEDKRGISPDGGYPQNDNKPQVRIMEPGAQEAGEQNEETDVANGDTQPRSKDDPDSADFDSTATLHDYHIEVSERMIERCATQLSTNEKIVGGRRSNNSADLGRVRHLAIMKNERERMKSTLDLLLKRGADPNASGVPMPVLFFAIKSADVEVVKTLLEKGASTAITLPREKGGLAPLHIAAAIPGEEGVQITELLLEVGANPDVMAAEDDSFLNRTLEEEWSKDVILPESQELLGGRTPLQIACARDDNYKNACRVVHLLLEHQANPNLLCNGFSALALSIASGNDLAIDELLTYNCDPSLPLTHGVGSALCAATSTEYEYRRKNINQRLHLIDKLIKAGANILSPIPIGPKRIIGTAVDYAYYMFNQDRRISHMPFHALSHSERATYQARKKLLEHIGNILRTKAVEREKTRMDDEISSGRRSRSPSPGFVYIGAGAPLPPDAKIPKSLKGMDMGAGEMAKVTFESNDPSVGRGFPEREPANLPARALHSHASHFHVEEIDVVRLTASAQRKAATQSRLKPKNNFLVRKPLFKYCYECGRSVGVRLSACTRCKEVYYCGKSCKLAAWKARHSEECIRVGGVAYSTCLSWDEGRSRSPSPSGRRARKDMSPTPATEIKGKKTTVPELTKGKQTINTTKDVRFEKVPFKGNSKSAKGPRGAHTEEQRRVQSEKMRRHWSPPPGVKVDNYSFV; encoded by the exons ATGTCAACTTTATCGGAGCACTTGCCAAAGCTGAGCCATGCAGAGTTTGAAAAGTACCCCGAACCTGTGGAGGTGCACTATAAGAGTGGCGCCAGCTACACAGGAATGGTCAGCAACCACTTGCGGTGTGGACAGGGAGTCTTCAAATGGCCCAACGGTGCTCGGTATGAAGGCCAATATTCGGAGAATGCCAGGAATGGAAAAG GTTTACAAATATGGCAAGATGGGGGCCAGTACGAGGGTGAATTTTTACATGACATGAGGCATGGGGAGGGAGAACTTAAGTGGAGCAATGGAGAG acATACAAAGGAACATTCTACAAAGATCGTCGCCATGGAAAAGGAGAATACATTTGGCCAGATGGATCAAAATTCTCGGGGACATTTTTCATGGACAGAAAGGAAGGATATGGAGAGTTTGTTTTTGCCAATGGTAGTAAATTTGAG GGGTTGTATAAGGATGATGAGAGACTGGGACCAGGGGTCATGACCTATGGGGACAACACACAGGACATAGGTCTGTGGCACAAAGAGAAGCTGGTCAAGATCTGCACCCCGATCAGTGGAGCGTTTACCATACACGACCACAAAGAGTTTGTGTTCAGCCCCGAGGAGCATACCCTTTACATTAACATGAATGAGGAGGATAGAAAACCTGGCTCCAGGGAGAAGATGAAGAGTACAGACATATTTGATTACTTACCGGAAAACCAGCTGACTGACAAAGTGACGGACATGTATAACGAGACTTTGGACCCCGGAAGTCTGGCCATCAATCGTTCAGAGTTCAATCGAGAATTCTTCAAAGAACAGGATGGAGAGAAATCGGATGGAGACGAGAAAGTGGTAGCTATTAATCGCACCCCAGGAATGATCGAAATACAAAAGCATGTTCATCGCCATAGGAACCGAGAAAAAAGCATGTCATTTGATGTCCAAGAGGTGATGAAGGGAAGCAGGGGAGGGAATTTTAAACAGAGGGGGCCATTGGAGACAGCTTCAGAAGAACTCATCATGGCCGCCGCTCAGGGGGATGTCAAAAAGGTGGAGGATCTTCTGACATCTGGAAAAGTCCATCCTGATGTCGCAGACAAAAACGGTCATACTGCACTCATAGGGGCCAGC GTAAATTGGCAGACTGATGTCATCAATGTGTTACTGAATAATGGTGCCAATGTAAACCAACTCAATGATGAGGGATGCTCTGCTTTGTCTGCTGGCACTATTTTCTTCTACCCTGTGGAGGGATTTAG ATATAATATAGCagaaagatatttagatgtacCTTCATCGCCTGACAAAAAATCAGTAAATCGTAGTAAAGCAACTCCCTCTAGAAGCAAGTCAAATGCAAGCCcaacaaaacagaaaacaaaatcctCCCTCAGTGAGCCTCTTTCTAGTCGCAGTACCTTAGAGGACAAACGAGGTATCAGCCCTGATGGTGGATACCCTCAAAATGACAACAAGCCCCAGGTTCGTATCATGGAGCCCGGGGCTCAGGAGGCAGGTGAGCAGAATGAGGAGACAGATGTGGCCAATGGGGACACTCAACCGAGGAGCAAGGATGACCCAGATAGCGCGGATTTTGATTCTACGGCCACGTTACATGATTACCACATTGAGGTTTCGGAGAGAATGATAGAAAGGTGTGCCACTCAGCTCAGCACCAATGAGAAGATTGTCGGAGGCAGACGGTCAAACAACAGCGCTGATCTTGGAAGAGTCAGGCATCTTGCAATCATGAAAAATGA GCGAGAGAGAATGAAGAGCACCTTAGATTTATTGTTAAAGAGAGGAGCGGATCCCAATGCCTCAGGGGTGCCTATGCCAGTTCTCTTCTTTGCAATAAAATCAGCTGATGTGGAAGTGGTGAAGACTCTACTGGAGAAGGGAGCATCCACAGCCATCACCCTTCCAAGAGAG AAGGGAGGTCTGGCCCCTCTACACATTGCTGCAGCTATACCCGGGGAGGAAGGGGTACAGATAACAGAACTTCTCCTGGAGGTGGGGGCCAACCCTGACGTCATGGCGGCAGAAGACGACTCATTCCTCAACAGGACTTTG GAGGAGGAGTGGTCCAAAGATGTCATTCTGCCAGAGAGTCAAGAGTTGTTAGGTGGGCGTACACCATTGCAGATTGCATGTGCTAGAGATGACAATTATAAG AATGCCTGTCGAGTGGTACATCTGCTGTTGGAGCACCAAGCCAACCCTAACCTCCTGTGTAATGGATTCTCTGCCCTGGCTCTGTCCATTGCCAGCGGCAACGACCTG GCTATTGATGAACTTTTGACCTATAACTGTGACCCCAGTTTACCTTTGACCCATGGAGTAGGCAGTGCCTTGTGTGCTGCAACATCAACAGAATACGAGTACAGACgaaaaaatatcaatcaaagACTGCATCTT ATTGATAAGTTAATCAAAGCTGGAGCCAACATTTTGTCACCTATTCCAATTGGACCCAAGAGAATCATTGGAACCGCTGTAGACTATGCCTACTACATGTTCAATCAG GATCGTCGTATATCGCACATGCCCTTTCACGCTCTGTCGCACAGTGAGCGGGCTACTTACCAGGCTAGGAAGAAACTGCTGGAACATATTGGTAACATTTTAAGAACCAAAGCAGTTGAAAGAGAGAAAACGCGCATGGATGACGAAATCAGTTCTGGAAGGCGAA GTAGAAGCCCCAGTCCTGGATTTGTCTACATTGGAGCAGGGGCCCCTCTACCCCCTGATGCCAAGATTCCCAAGTCCCTCAAGGGAATGGATATGGGAGCAGGGGAAATGGCAAAAGTCACTTTTGAGTCCAATGATCCCAGTGTAGGACGAGGGTTTCCGGAACGCGAACCAGCTAATCTTCCGGCCAG AGCTTTGCATTCACATGCTAGCCATTTCCATGTTGAGGAAATCGATGTGGTACGCTTGACTGCTTCTGCACAGAGGAAAGCAGCCACACAATCTCGACTCAAGCCTAAAAATAACTTCCTTGTCAG GAAGCCTCTGTTTAAGTACTGCTATGAATGCGGTCGGTCAGTaggcgtccgtctgtctgctTGTACCAGGTGTAAGGAGGTGTACTACTGTGGAAAGTCCTGTAAACTGGCAGCCTGGAAGGCCAGACATAGCGAAGAGTGCATCAGGGTCGGAG GTGTCGCGTACAGTACATGTTTGTCATGGGACGAAG GGAGGTCCCGTAGTCCAAGCCCTTCGGGACGCCGAGCCCGGAAGGACATGAGCCCCACCCCAGCGACTGAGATCAAGGGCAAGAAAACCACGGTGCCAGAACTCACCAAGGGCAAACAGACCATTAAT acTACCAAAGATGTTCGATTTGAAAAG GTGCCCTTCAAAGGGAACAGTAAAAGTGCTAAAGGACCACGTGGTGCACATACAGAGGAACAGCGGAGAGTGCAGTCAGAAAAAATGCGACGGCACTGGAGCCCGCCCCCTGGGGTCAAAGTTGACAATTATAGTTTTGTCTGA
- the LOC105333796 gene encoding ankyrin repeat and MYND domain-containing protein 1 isoform X2: MSTLSEHLPKLSHAEFEKYPEPVEVHYKSGASYTGMVSNHLRCGQGVFKWPNGARYEGQYSENARNGKGLQIWQDGGQYEGEFLHDMRHGEGELKWSNGETYKGTFYKDRRHGKGEYIWPDGSKFSGTFFMDRKEGYGEFVFANGSKFEGLYKDDERLGPGVMTYGDNTQDIGLWHKEKLVKICTPISGAFTIHDHKEFVFSPEEHTLYINMNEEDRKPGSREKMKSTDIFDYLPENQLTDKVTDMYNETLDPGSLAINRSEFNREFFKEQDGEKSDGDEKVVAINRTPGMIEIQKHVHRHRNREKSMSFDVQEVMKGSRGGNFKQRGPLETASEELIMAAAQGDVKKVEDLLTSGKVHPDVADKNGHTALIGASVNWQTDVINVLLNNGANVNQLNDEGCSALSAGTIFFYPVEGFRYNIAERYLDVPSSPDKKSVNRSKATPSRSKSNASPTKQKTKSSLSEPLSSRSTLEDKRGISPDGGYPQNDNKPQVRIMEPGAQEAGEQNEETDVANGDTQPRSKDDPDSADFDSTATLHDYHIEVSERMIERCATQLSTNEKIVGGRRSNNSADLGRVRHLAIMKNERERMKSTLDLLLKRGADPNASGVPMPVLFFAIKSADVEVVKTLLEKGASTAITLPREKGGLAPLHIAAAIPGEEGVQITELLLEVGANPDVMAAEDDSFLNRTLEEEWSKDVILPESQELLGGRTPLQIACARDDNYKNACRVVHLLLEHQANPNLLCNGFSALALSIASGNDLAIDELLTYNCDPSLPLTHGVGSALCAATSTEYEYRRKNINQRLHLIDKLIKAGANILSPIPIGPKRIIGTAVDYAYYMFNQDRRISHMPFHALSHSERATYQARKKLLEHIGNILRTKAVEREKTRMDDEISSGRRSRSPSPGFVYIGAGAPLPPDAKIPKSLKGMDMGAGEMAKVTFESNDPSVGRGFPEREPANLPARALHSHASHFHVEEIDVVRLTASAQRKAATQSRLKPKNNFLVRKPLFKYCYECGRSVGVRLSACTRCKEVYYCGKSCKLAAWKARHSEECIRVGGVAYSTCLSWDEGRTKPQVQINCWVTSNGKGRSRSPSPSGRRARKDMSPTPATEIKGKKTTVPELTKGKQTINTTKDVRFEKVPFKGNSKSAKGPRGAHTEEQRRVQSEKMRRHWSPPPGVKVDNYSFV; the protein is encoded by the exons ATGTCAACTTTATCGGAGCACTTGCCAAAGCTGAGCCATGCAGAGTTTGAAAAGTACCCCGAACCTGTGGAGGTGCACTATAAGAGTGGCGCCAGCTACACAGGAATGGTCAGCAACCACTTGCGGTGTGGACAGGGAGTCTTCAAATGGCCCAACGGTGCTCGGTATGAAGGCCAATATTCGGAGAATGCCAGGAATGGAAAAG GTTTACAAATATGGCAAGATGGGGGCCAGTACGAGGGTGAATTTTTACATGACATGAGGCATGGGGAGGGAGAACTTAAGTGGAGCAATGGAGAG acATACAAAGGAACATTCTACAAAGATCGTCGCCATGGAAAAGGAGAATACATTTGGCCAGATGGATCAAAATTCTCGGGGACATTTTTCATGGACAGAAAGGAAGGATATGGAGAGTTTGTTTTTGCCAATGGTAGTAAATTTGAG GGGTTGTATAAGGATGATGAGAGACTGGGACCAGGGGTCATGACCTATGGGGACAACACACAGGACATAGGTCTGTGGCACAAAGAGAAGCTGGTCAAGATCTGCACCCCGATCAGTGGAGCGTTTACCATACACGACCACAAAGAGTTTGTGTTCAGCCCCGAGGAGCATACCCTTTACATTAACATGAATGAGGAGGATAGAAAACCTGGCTCCAGGGAGAAGATGAAGAGTACAGACATATTTGATTACTTACCGGAAAACCAGCTGACTGACAAAGTGACGGACATGTATAACGAGACTTTGGACCCCGGAAGTCTGGCCATCAATCGTTCAGAGTTCAATCGAGAATTCTTCAAAGAACAGGATGGAGAGAAATCGGATGGAGACGAGAAAGTGGTAGCTATTAATCGCACCCCAGGAATGATCGAAATACAAAAGCATGTTCATCGCCATAGGAACCGAGAAAAAAGCATGTCATTTGATGTCCAAGAGGTGATGAAGGGAAGCAGGGGAGGGAATTTTAAACAGAGGGGGCCATTGGAGACAGCTTCAGAAGAACTCATCATGGCCGCCGCTCAGGGGGATGTCAAAAAGGTGGAGGATCTTCTGACATCTGGAAAAGTCCATCCTGATGTCGCAGACAAAAACGGTCATACTGCACTCATAGGGGCCAGC GTAAATTGGCAGACTGATGTCATCAATGTGTTACTGAATAATGGTGCCAATGTAAACCAACTCAATGATGAGGGATGCTCTGCTTTGTCTGCTGGCACTATTTTCTTCTACCCTGTGGAGGGATTTAG ATATAATATAGCagaaagatatttagatgtacCTTCATCGCCTGACAAAAAATCAGTAAATCGTAGTAAAGCAACTCCCTCTAGAAGCAAGTCAAATGCAAGCCcaacaaaacagaaaacaaaatcctCCCTCAGTGAGCCTCTTTCTAGTCGCAGTACCTTAGAGGACAAACGAGGTATCAGCCCTGATGGTGGATACCCTCAAAATGACAACAAGCCCCAGGTTCGTATCATGGAGCCCGGGGCTCAGGAGGCAGGTGAGCAGAATGAGGAGACAGATGTGGCCAATGGGGACACTCAACCGAGGAGCAAGGATGACCCAGATAGCGCGGATTTTGATTCTACGGCCACGTTACATGATTACCACATTGAGGTTTCGGAGAGAATGATAGAAAGGTGTGCCACTCAGCTCAGCACCAATGAGAAGATTGTCGGAGGCAGACGGTCAAACAACAGCGCTGATCTTGGAAGAGTCAGGCATCTTGCAATCATGAAAAATGA GCGAGAGAGAATGAAGAGCACCTTAGATTTATTGTTAAAGAGAGGAGCGGATCCCAATGCCTCAGGGGTGCCTATGCCAGTTCTCTTCTTTGCAATAAAATCAGCTGATGTGGAAGTGGTGAAGACTCTACTGGAGAAGGGAGCATCCACAGCCATCACCCTTCCAAGAGAG AAGGGAGGTCTGGCCCCTCTACACATTGCTGCAGCTATACCCGGGGAGGAAGGGGTACAGATAACAGAACTTCTCCTGGAGGTGGGGGCCAACCCTGACGTCATGGCGGCAGAAGACGACTCATTCCTCAACAGGACTTTG GAGGAGGAGTGGTCCAAAGATGTCATTCTGCCAGAGAGTCAAGAGTTGTTAGGTGGGCGTACACCATTGCAGATTGCATGTGCTAGAGATGACAATTATAAG AATGCCTGTCGAGTGGTACATCTGCTGTTGGAGCACCAAGCCAACCCTAACCTCCTGTGTAATGGATTCTCTGCCCTGGCTCTGTCCATTGCCAGCGGCAACGACCTG GCTATTGATGAACTTTTGACCTATAACTGTGACCCCAGTTTACCTTTGACCCATGGAGTAGGCAGTGCCTTGTGTGCTGCAACATCAACAGAATACGAGTACAGACgaaaaaatatcaatcaaagACTGCATCTT ATTGATAAGTTAATCAAAGCTGGAGCCAACATTTTGTCACCTATTCCAATTGGACCCAAGAGAATCATTGGAACCGCTGTAGACTATGCCTACTACATGTTCAATCAG GATCGTCGTATATCGCACATGCCCTTTCACGCTCTGTCGCACAGTGAGCGGGCTACTTACCAGGCTAGGAAGAAACTGCTGGAACATATTGGTAACATTTTAAGAACCAAAGCAGTTGAAAGAGAGAAAACGCGCATGGATGACGAAATCAGTTCTGGAAGGCGAA GTAGAAGCCCCAGTCCTGGATTTGTCTACATTGGAGCAGGGGCCCCTCTACCCCCTGATGCCAAGATTCCCAAGTCCCTCAAGGGAATGGATATGGGAGCAGGGGAAATGGCAAAAGTCACTTTTGAGTCCAATGATCCCAGTGTAGGACGAGGGTTTCCGGAACGCGAACCAGCTAATCTTCCGGCCAG AGCTTTGCATTCACATGCTAGCCATTTCCATGTTGAGGAAATCGATGTGGTACGCTTGACTGCTTCTGCACAGAGGAAAGCAGCCACACAATCTCGACTCAAGCCTAAAAATAACTTCCTTGTCAG GAAGCCTCTGTTTAAGTACTGCTATGAATGCGGTCGGTCAGTaggcgtccgtctgtctgctTGTACCAGGTGTAAGGAGGTGTACTACTGTGGAAAGTCCTGTAAACTGGCAGCCTGGAAGGCCAGACATAGCGAAGAGTGCATCAGGGTCGGAG GTGTCGCGTACAGTACATGTTTGTCATGGGACGAAGGTAGAACAAAGCCGCAGGTTCAAATTAACTGCTGGGTGACATCTAACGGCAAAG GGAGGTCCCGTAGTCCAAGCCCTTCGGGACGCCGAGCCCGGAAGGACATGAGCCCCACCCCAGCGACTGAGATCAAGGGCAAGAAAACCACGGTGCCAGAACTCACCAAGGGCAAACAGACCATTAAT acTACCAAAGATGTTCGATTTGAAAAG GTGCCCTTCAAAGGGAACAGTAAAAGTGCTAAAGGACCACGTGGTGCACATACAGAGGAACAGCGGAGAGTGCAGTCAGAAAAAATGCGACGGCACTGGAGCCCGCCCCCTGGGGTCAAAGTTGACAATTATAGTTTTGTCTGA
- the LOC105333796 gene encoding ankyrin repeat and MYND domain-containing protein 1 isoform X3 — MSTLSEHLPKLSHAEFEKYPEPVEVHYKSGASYTGMVSNHLRCGQGVFKWPNGARYEGQYSENARNGKGLQIWQDGGQYEGEFLHDMRHGEGELKWSNGETYKGTFYKDRRHGKGEYIWPDGSKFSGTFFMDRKEGYGEFVFANGSKFEGLYKDDERLGPGVMTYGDNTQDIGLWHKEKLVKICTPISGAFTIHDHKEFVFSPEEHTLYINMNEEDRKPGSREKMKSTDIFDYLPENQLTDKVTDMYNETLDPGSLAINRSEFNREFFKEQDGEKSDGDEKVVAINRTPGMIEIQKHVHRHRNREKSMSFDVQEVMKGSRGGNFKQRGPLETASEELIMAAAQGDVKKVEDLLTSGKVHPDVADKNGHTALIGASVNWQTDVINVLLNNGANVNQLNDEGCSALSAGTIFFYPVEGFRYNIAERYLDVPSSPDKKSVNRSKATPSRSKSNASPTKQKTKSSLSEPLSSRSTLEDKRGISPDGGYPQNDNKPQVRIMEPGAQEAGEQNEETDVANGDTQPRSKDDPDSADFDSTATLHDYHIEVSERMIERCATQLSTNEKIVGGRRSNNSADLGRVRHLAIMKNERERMKSTLDLLLKRGADPNASGVPMPVLFFAIKSADVEVVKTLLEKGASTAITLPREKGGLAPLHIAAAIPGEEGVQITELLLEVGANPDVMAAEDDSFLNRTLEEEWSKDVILPESQELLGGRTPLQIACARDDNYKNACRVVHLLLEHQANPNLLCNGFSALALSIASGNDLAIDELLTYNCDPSLPLTHGVGSALCAATSTEYEYRRKNINQRLHLIDKLIKAGANILSPIPIGPKRIIGTAVDYAYYMFNQDRRISHMPFHALSHSERATYQARKKLLEHIGNILRTKAVEREKTRMDDEISSGRRSRSPSPGFVYIGAGAPLPPDAKIPKSLKGMDMGAGEMAKVTFESNDPSVGRGFPEREPANLPASHFHVEEIDVVRLTASAQRKAATQSRLKPKNNFLVRKPLFKYCYECGRSVGVRLSACTRCKEVYYCGKSCKLAAWKARHSEECIRVGGVAYSTCLSWDEGRTKPQVQINCWVTSNGKGRSRSPSPSGRRARKDMSPTPATEIKGKKTTVPELTKGKQTINVRVLVVESAEGDTVPFKGNSKSAKGPRGAHTEEQRRVQSEKMRRHWSPPPGVKVDNYSFV; from the exons ATGTCAACTTTATCGGAGCACTTGCCAAAGCTGAGCCATGCAGAGTTTGAAAAGTACCCCGAACCTGTGGAGGTGCACTATAAGAGTGGCGCCAGCTACACAGGAATGGTCAGCAACCACTTGCGGTGTGGACAGGGAGTCTTCAAATGGCCCAACGGTGCTCGGTATGAAGGCCAATATTCGGAGAATGCCAGGAATGGAAAAG GTTTACAAATATGGCAAGATGGGGGCCAGTACGAGGGTGAATTTTTACATGACATGAGGCATGGGGAGGGAGAACTTAAGTGGAGCAATGGAGAG acATACAAAGGAACATTCTACAAAGATCGTCGCCATGGAAAAGGAGAATACATTTGGCCAGATGGATCAAAATTCTCGGGGACATTTTTCATGGACAGAAAGGAAGGATATGGAGAGTTTGTTTTTGCCAATGGTAGTAAATTTGAG GGGTTGTATAAGGATGATGAGAGACTGGGACCAGGGGTCATGACCTATGGGGACAACACACAGGACATAGGTCTGTGGCACAAAGAGAAGCTGGTCAAGATCTGCACCCCGATCAGTGGAGCGTTTACCATACACGACCACAAAGAGTTTGTGTTCAGCCCCGAGGAGCATACCCTTTACATTAACATGAATGAGGAGGATAGAAAACCTGGCTCCAGGGAGAAGATGAAGAGTACAGACATATTTGATTACTTACCGGAAAACCAGCTGACTGACAAAGTGACGGACATGTATAACGAGACTTTGGACCCCGGAAGTCTGGCCATCAATCGTTCAGAGTTCAATCGAGAATTCTTCAAAGAACAGGATGGAGAGAAATCGGATGGAGACGAGAAAGTGGTAGCTATTAATCGCACCCCAGGAATGATCGAAATACAAAAGCATGTTCATCGCCATAGGAACCGAGAAAAAAGCATGTCATTTGATGTCCAAGAGGTGATGAAGGGAAGCAGGGGAGGGAATTTTAAACAGAGGGGGCCATTGGAGACAGCTTCAGAAGAACTCATCATGGCCGCCGCTCAGGGGGATGTCAAAAAGGTGGAGGATCTTCTGACATCTGGAAAAGTCCATCCTGATGTCGCAGACAAAAACGGTCATACTGCACTCATAGGGGCCAGC GTAAATTGGCAGACTGATGTCATCAATGTGTTACTGAATAATGGTGCCAATGTAAACCAACTCAATGATGAGGGATGCTCTGCTTTGTCTGCTGGCACTATTTTCTTCTACCCTGTGGAGGGATTTAG ATATAATATAGCagaaagatatttagatgtacCTTCATCGCCTGACAAAAAATCAGTAAATCGTAGTAAAGCAACTCCCTCTAGAAGCAAGTCAAATGCAAGCCcaacaaaacagaaaacaaaatcctCCCTCAGTGAGCCTCTTTCTAGTCGCAGTACCTTAGAGGACAAACGAGGTATCAGCCCTGATGGTGGATACCCTCAAAATGACAACAAGCCCCAGGTTCGTATCATGGAGCCCGGGGCTCAGGAGGCAGGTGAGCAGAATGAGGAGACAGATGTGGCCAATGGGGACACTCAACCGAGGAGCAAGGATGACCCAGATAGCGCGGATTTTGATTCTACGGCCACGTTACATGATTACCACATTGAGGTTTCGGAGAGAATGATAGAAAGGTGTGCCACTCAGCTCAGCACCAATGAGAAGATTGTCGGAGGCAGACGGTCAAACAACAGCGCTGATCTTGGAAGAGTCAGGCATCTTGCAATCATGAAAAATGA GCGAGAGAGAATGAAGAGCACCTTAGATTTATTGTTAAAGAGAGGAGCGGATCCCAATGCCTCAGGGGTGCCTATGCCAGTTCTCTTCTTTGCAATAAAATCAGCTGATGTGGAAGTGGTGAAGACTCTACTGGAGAAGGGAGCATCCACAGCCATCACCCTTCCAAGAGAG AAGGGAGGTCTGGCCCCTCTACACATTGCTGCAGCTATACCCGGGGAGGAAGGGGTACAGATAACAGAACTTCTCCTGGAGGTGGGGGCCAACCCTGACGTCATGGCGGCAGAAGACGACTCATTCCTCAACAGGACTTTG GAGGAGGAGTGGTCCAAAGATGTCATTCTGCCAGAGAGTCAAGAGTTGTTAGGTGGGCGTACACCATTGCAGATTGCATGTGCTAGAGATGACAATTATAAG AATGCCTGTCGAGTGGTACATCTGCTGTTGGAGCACCAAGCCAACCCTAACCTCCTGTGTAATGGATTCTCTGCCCTGGCTCTGTCCATTGCCAGCGGCAACGACCTG GCTATTGATGAACTTTTGACCTATAACTGTGACCCCAGTTTACCTTTGACCCATGGAGTAGGCAGTGCCTTGTGTGCTGCAACATCAACAGAATACGAGTACAGACgaaaaaatatcaatcaaagACTGCATCTT ATTGATAAGTTAATCAAAGCTGGAGCCAACATTTTGTCACCTATTCCAATTGGACCCAAGAGAATCATTGGAACCGCTGTAGACTATGCCTACTACATGTTCAATCAG GATCGTCGTATATCGCACATGCCCTTTCACGCTCTGTCGCACAGTGAGCGGGCTACTTACCAGGCTAGGAAGAAACTGCTGGAACATATTGGTAACATTTTAAGAACCAAAGCAGTTGAAAGAGAGAAAACGCGCATGGATGACGAAATCAGTTCTGGAAGGCGAA GTAGAAGCCCCAGTCCTGGATTTGTCTACATTGGAGCAGGGGCCCCTCTACCCCCTGATGCCAAGATTCCCAAGTCCCTCAAGGGAATGGATATGGGAGCAGGGGAAATGGCAAAAGTCACTTTTGAGTCCAATGATCCCAGTGTAGGACGAGGGTTTCCGGAACGCGAACCAGCTAATCTTCCGGCCAG CCATTTCCATGTTGAGGAAATCGATGTGGTACGCTTGACTGCTTCTGCACAGAGGAAAGCAGCCACACAATCTCGACTCAAGCCTAAAAATAACTTCCTTGTCAG GAAGCCTCTGTTTAAGTACTGCTATGAATGCGGTCGGTCAGTaggcgtccgtctgtctgctTGTACCAGGTGTAAGGAGGTGTACTACTGTGGAAAGTCCTGTAAACTGGCAGCCTGGAAGGCCAGACATAGCGAAGAGTGCATCAGGGTCGGAG GTGTCGCGTACAGTACATGTTTGTCATGGGACGAAGGTAGAACAAAGCCGCAGGTTCAAATTAACTGCTGGGTGACATCTAACGGCAAAG GGAGGTCCCGTAGTCCAAGCCCTTCGGGACGCCGAGCCCGGAAGGACATGAGCCCCACCCCAGCGACTGAGATCAAGGGCAAGAAAACCACGGTGCCAGAACTCACCAAGGGCAAACAGACCATTAAT GTGAGAGTATTAGTAGTAGAGTCAGCCGAGGGAGATACG GTGCCCTTCAAAGGGAACAGTAAAAGTGCTAAAGGACCACGTGGTGCACATACAGAGGAACAGCGGAGAGTGCAGTCAGAAAAAATGCGACGGCACTGGAGCCCGCCCCCTGGGGTCAAAGTTGACAATTATAGTTTTGTCTGA